One Xylanibacillus composti genomic window carries:
- a CDS encoding DoxX family protein, giving the protein MTKRNKILYWIATIWLALGMLSTGIVQLLKLEGEVDMMSHLGYPSYFLTILGVSKILGVAAILIPKFPLLKEWAYAGFFFTIAGAVISHMALGDPIVDILPVMLLFLLTAASWYFRPANRKIASASPL; this is encoded by the coding sequence TTGACAAAAAGAAATAAAATCTTGTATTGGATTGCTACCATTTGGTTGGCATTGGGGATGCTCTCTACAGGAATTGTTCAGCTGCTCAAGCTGGAGGGGGAGGTTGACATGATGTCACACTTGGGATACCCTTCCTATTTCCTCACTATACTGGGTGTTTCGAAAATTTTAGGTGTGGCAGCTATACTGATTCCTAAATTTCCTTTGCTGAAAGAATGGGCATATGCAGGATTCTTCTTTACCATTGCGGGGGCGGTTATTTCGCACATGGCATTAGGTGATCCCATCGTCGATATTCTTCCTGTCATGTTGCTTTTCCTATTAACTGCAGCTTCGTGGTACTTTAGACCAGCGAATAGAAAAATTGCGTCTGCGAGTCCTCTATAA